A genomic stretch from Streptomyces venezuelae ATCC 10712 includes:
- a CDS encoding isopenicillin N synthase family dioxygenase, with protein MTRSSYSPQSTLSSSPSQLPIVDLSAADRGPQARRLLHAQLHSAAHDVGFFQLVGHGVTEAETRALTSAMHAFFALPEADRLALDNINSPHFRGYTRIGDERTGGARDWRDQLDIGAERPARDPGPWEAPYWWLEGPNQWPAALPELRTAALHWIDRLSAVAERLLHELLASIGAPEDFYDDIFGPRAHPHLKLVRYPGSSGDGDDQGVGAHKDYGFLTLLLQDQVGGLQVQREDGNFHDVPPLPGAFVVNLGELLEVATNGYLIATNHRVVSPPGATERYSVPFFYNPRLDARISPLVFPYAQSAPGVTADPANPLFAEYGRNELKGKLRAHPLTTARHHADLLLHPETQPALS; from the coding sequence ATGACTCGCAGCTCGTACTCCCCGCAGTCGACCCTCTCCTCCTCCCCGTCGCAGCTCCCCATCGTCGACCTCTCCGCCGCCGACCGCGGCCCCCAGGCCCGGCGGCTGCTGCACGCGCAGCTCCACTCCGCCGCCCATGACGTCGGGTTCTTCCAGCTCGTCGGGCACGGCGTGACCGAGGCGGAGACCCGGGCCCTGACCTCCGCCATGCACGCGTTCTTCGCGCTGCCCGAGGCCGACCGGCTCGCCCTCGACAACATCAACTCCCCGCACTTCCGCGGCTACACCCGGATCGGCGACGAGCGCACCGGCGGCGCCCGCGACTGGCGCGACCAGCTCGACATCGGCGCCGAGCGCCCGGCCCGCGACCCCGGACCCTGGGAAGCCCCGTACTGGTGGCTCGAAGGCCCCAACCAGTGGCCCGCCGCGCTCCCCGAGCTGCGCACCGCGGCCCTGCACTGGATCGACCGGCTCAGCGCCGTCGCCGAGCGCCTGCTGCACGAGCTGCTCGCCTCGATCGGCGCGCCCGAGGACTTCTACGACGACATCTTCGGCCCGCGTGCCCACCCGCACCTCAAGCTGGTGCGCTACCCGGGCAGCAGCGGCGACGGCGACGACCAGGGCGTCGGCGCGCACAAGGACTACGGCTTCCTGACCCTGCTGCTCCAGGACCAGGTGGGCGGGCTCCAGGTGCAGCGCGAGGACGGGAACTTCCACGACGTGCCGCCGCTGCCGGGCGCGTTCGTCGTGAACCTCGGGGAGCTGCTCGAGGTGGCGACCAACGGCTATCTGATCGCCACCAACCACCGGGTCGTCTCGCCGCCGGGGGCCACGGAGCGCTACTCGGTGCCGTTCTTCTACAACCCGCGGCTCGACGCCCGGATCAGCCCGCTGGTCTTCCCGTACGCGCAGAGCGCGCCCGGCGTCACGGCCGACCCGGCGAACCCGCTGTTCGCCGAGTACGGGCGCAACGAGCTGAAGGGCAAGCTGCGGGCCCACCCGCTGACGACGGCCCGCCATCACGCGGACCTGCTCCTCCACCCGGAGACGCAGCCCGCCCTGTCCTAG
- a CDS encoding enoyl-CoA hydratase family protein, protein MTLVAVTEERGITTLALNSPATRNALSAALVTELSDALTACGKDPAVRAVVLGHTGGTFSAGADLKAPPSPYAFVDLLRQVVELPKPVVGHVTGHVRAGGLGLLGACDIVLAGETADFALTEVRIGVAPAVISLTLLPKLEPRAAARHYLTGERFGVPEAVAMGLVTDGDQALPGILDALRAASPQGLREAKRLVTARVLETFERDAEDLVQRSATLFASPEAREGMTAFLERRDPAWRL, encoded by the coding sequence ATGACCCTGGTCGCCGTCACCGAGGAGCGGGGCATCACCACCCTCGCCCTGAACTCCCCGGCCACCCGCAACGCCCTGTCGGCGGCGCTCGTCACCGAGCTGTCCGACGCGCTCACCGCCTGCGGCAAGGACCCGGCCGTCCGGGCCGTCGTGCTCGGCCACACCGGCGGCACCTTCAGCGCCGGCGCCGACCTGAAGGCGCCGCCGAGCCCGTACGCCTTCGTCGACCTGCTCCGGCAGGTCGTCGAGCTGCCGAAACCGGTCGTCGGCCACGTCACCGGGCACGTACGGGCCGGAGGCCTCGGACTGCTCGGAGCCTGCGACATCGTGCTCGCGGGCGAGACGGCGGACTTCGCCCTCACCGAGGTACGGATAGGGGTCGCGCCCGCCGTCATCTCCCTCACCCTCCTGCCCAAGCTGGAACCCCGCGCGGCGGCCCGCCACTACCTGACCGGCGAGCGGTTCGGGGTGCCCGAGGCCGTCGCCATGGGCCTCGTCACCGACGGCGACCAGGCCCTCCCCGGCATCCTCGACGCGCTGCGCGCCGCCTCCCCGCAGGGCCTGCGCGAGGCGAAGCGCCTGGTCACCGCTAGAGTCCTGGAGACCTTCGAACGTGACGCGGAGGACCTGGTGCAGAGGTCGGCCACGCTCTTCGCCTCCCCCGAGGCACGCGAGGGGATGACGGCCTTCCTCGAACGACGGGACCCCGCATGGCGGCTGTGA
- a CDS encoding TetR/AcrR family transcriptional regulator has protein sequence MAAVTAPKPDRNPKQDRSRATRQRLLEAAVSCLAEHGWVGSTVAVVAERAGVSRGAAQHHFPTREDLFTAAVEYVAEERSQALRTLPSRDRHEAVAALVDLFTGPLFRAALHLWVAASGEEQLRARVTELEARVGRESHRIAVEVLGADESRPGVRETVQGLLDMARGLGLATLLTDDRARRDRVVAQWARLIDEALDA, from the coding sequence ATGGCGGCTGTGACCGCACCCAAGCCGGACCGGAACCCCAAGCAGGACAGGAGCCGCGCCACCCGGCAGCGGCTCCTGGAGGCGGCCGTGTCCTGCCTGGCCGAACACGGCTGGGTGGGCTCCACGGTCGCCGTCGTCGCGGAACGGGCCGGGGTTTCCCGGGGCGCCGCCCAGCACCACTTCCCCACCCGCGAGGACCTGTTCACGGCCGCCGTCGAGTACGTGGCGGAGGAGCGGTCCCAGGCGCTGCGGACCCTCCCGTCCCGCGACCGCCACGAGGCCGTCGCCGCCCTCGTCGACCTGTTCACCGGCCCGCTCTTCCGGGCCGCGCTCCACCTGTGGGTCGCCGCGTCGGGCGAGGAGCAGCTCCGCGCGCGCGTGACGGAGCTGGAGGCCCGGGTCGGCCGCGAGTCGCACCGCATCGCCGTGGAGGTCCTCGGCGCGGACGAGTCCCGCCCCGGAGTCCGCGAGACCGTTCAGGGCCTCCTGGACATGGCCCGCGGTCTCGGTCTCGCGACCCTGCTGACGGACGACCGGGCCCGCCGGGACCGTGTGGTCGCCCAGTGGGCTCGCCTGATCGACGAGGCGCTGGACGCCTGA
- a CDS encoding M4 family metallopeptidase, with the protein MDDAEDAEVIVHEYGHAVHHAQVPGFGTTPESGAIGEAFGDYLAVAVGTHAAGKYGWPVKADAACVADWDATGYSEAPHCLRRIDGTKTYADREGEVHADGEIWSRALLDIRTSLGARTADRIIVNAQFGFAPDTSFRDAALTTIATAEKMYGSGAAKAVRDAFRAREIPGV; encoded by the coding sequence GTGGACGACGCCGAGGACGCCGAGGTGATCGTCCACGAGTACGGGCACGCCGTGCACCACGCCCAGGTGCCCGGCTTCGGCACGACTCCGGAGTCCGGCGCGATCGGCGAGGCCTTCGGCGACTACCTGGCCGTGGCGGTCGGCACGCACGCGGCCGGGAAGTACGGCTGGCCGGTCAAGGCCGACGCGGCCTGCGTCGCCGACTGGGACGCGACCGGCTACAGCGAGGCGCCGCACTGCCTCCGCCGGATCGACGGCACGAAGACGTACGCGGACCGGGAGGGCGAGGTCCACGCCGACGGCGAGATCTGGTCCCGGGCGCTCCTCGACATCCGCACCTCGCTCGGCGCCCGAACCGCCGACCGGATCATCGTGAACGCCCAGTTCGGCTTCGCCCCCGACACCAGCTTCCGGGACGCCGCCCTGACGACGATCGCGACCGCGGAGAAGATGTACGGGTCGGGCGCGGCGAAGGCCGTACGGGACGCCTTCCGCGCCCGCGAGATCCCGGGGGTCTGA